In Chitinivibrionia bacterium, the following are encoded in one genomic region:
- a CDS encoding ATP-binding protein has translation MSFADLLNRAKVSARPIKTQLLLVWIAFFLMSASGCLFVITIVHSNLNEKAQSALSLTAAKIETDLMEVETTLQSISQTIRSMIKLGADADDILQYMTEMTEFLSLNEARVSGFEGVYGVFDVFAGPFNGAYLDGTGWVPTEGYNPRLRPWYEAAIIAGGNTVATTPYLEYTTKTPVISYVRQIFDDKGNSLGVVVVSAELERIGEYVINLRFADAKSGYGVLTDKNKNLLAHPNPNFLGTAVDSINSDFALFWGNDEIFEFRTQNYRGEEIFVFSQRMNNGWHLGIFVPVVEYFNSMMSTLAAIIIINLLLTILLSVALMRASGRYIARIKEAEYSQKMEQVLGHILNGVSAMIYVNDLDTGELIFVNDIMKKNYNLTGDVVGKKCYSVFMKDVYKICDWCPCHKLKEDPNTIVRWEEKSELTGRTYQNTDCLIELYNGKMVHLQTSIDITELVEAKEQAIIANKTKSKFLAMMSHEIRTPMNAILGMAEIHLQDKKLPPKTQEVLTQIYNSGDLLVAIINDILDLSRIEADKMELNLSKYEVASLINDTVHLNMMQGSKSVEFELYVDENIPAEFFGDELRIKQILNNLLSNAYKYTKKGSIKLKVHVEECSDKKKYMKTLVFQVIDTGQGMTKEQKNKVFSTEYSRYNLEANRSIQGTGLGMNITWRLVKMMNGEITVESEPFEGTTFTVRLPQETTNCSDVLGKDVVQNLQTFRIKEPSRLKNLNIVREYMPYGNVLIVDDVESNLLVAEGLMVPYGLTIDTVMSGEGAISKIKAGKEYDIIFMDHMMPDMDGIETVKIIREFGYKKPIVALTANALIGQAEEFLANGFDDFISKPIDTRQLNSVLNKYVRDKRDDKQK, from the coding sequence ATGTCCTTTGCTGATTTACTTAACAGAGCGAAAGTTTCGGCGCGTCCTATAAAAACGCAGTTGCTCTTGGTGTGGATAGCTTTTTTCTTGATGAGCGCAAGCGGTTGTTTGTTTGTTATAACTATCGTCCACAGTAATTTGAACGAGAAAGCGCAAAGCGCGTTGTCGCTTACCGCGGCGAAAATCGAAACCGATTTAATGGAGGTGGAAACCACTCTTCAGAGTATTTCGCAGACTATTCGCAGTATGATAAAACTTGGAGCGGACGCCGATGATATTTTGCAATATATGACCGAAATGACGGAGTTTTTGTCTCTGAATGAAGCGAGAGTATCGGGATTTGAAGGCGTTTACGGGGTTTTTGACGTATTCGCCGGACCGTTTAACGGCGCGTATCTTGACGGAACGGGATGGGTTCCGACCGAGGGCTATAATCCGAGGTTGCGCCCGTGGTACGAGGCGGCGATTATAGCGGGCGGAAATACTGTTGCGACTACCCCTTATCTTGAATATACAACGAAAACGCCCGTTATATCTTACGTTCGCCAAATTTTTGACGATAAAGGCAATTCCTTGGGCGTAGTGGTGGTATCTGCGGAACTTGAAAGAATAGGGGAGTATGTAATAAATTTACGTTTTGCGGACGCCAAAAGCGGGTACGGTGTTTTAACGGATAAAAATAAGAATTTATTGGCTCATCCTAATCCTAATTTTTTGGGGACGGCGGTCGATAGTATTAACTCCGATTTTGCGCTTTTTTGGGGTAATGACGAAATTTTTGAATTCAGAACGCAAAATTACAGGGGAGAGGAAATATTTGTATTTTCCCAGCGTATGAACAACGGTTGGCATTTGGGAATATTTGTGCCTGTCGTCGAATATTTCAACAGTATGATGAGCACGCTGGCGGCTATTATTATTATAAATCTTTTGCTTACCATATTGCTGAGCGTAGCCTTAATGCGCGCTTCGGGCAGATATATCGCCAGAATTAAAGAAGCGGAATATTCCCAAAAAATGGAACAGGTTTTAGGGCATATTCTTAACGGAGTAAGCGCTATGATATACGTTAACGACCTTGATACCGGAGAGTTGATTTTTGTAAACGACATAATGAAAAAGAACTACAATTTAACGGGCGACGTCGTCGGGAAAAAGTGCTACTCGGTGTTTATGAAAGACGTTTATAAAATATGCGATTGGTGTCCTTGCCATAAACTTAAAGAAGACCCGAACACCATTGTAAGATGGGAAGAAAAAAGCGAACTTACGGGTCGCACGTATCAGAATACCGACTGTTTAATAGAGCTGTACAACGGTAAAATGGTGCACCTTCAAACTTCTATAGATATTACGGAGTTGGTTGAGGCAAAAGAGCAGGCGATTATTGCCAACAAAACAAAAAGTAAGTTTTTGGCGATGATGAGCCACGAAATTCGCACGCCTATGAACGCTATTTTGGGTATGGCTGAAATTCATTTGCAGGATAAAAAACTTCCGCCCAAAACGCAGGAAGTGCTCACTCAAATTTACAATTCGGGCGATTTGCTGGTCGCCATAATTAACGATATTTTGGATTTGTCGAGAATTGAAGCGGACAAAATGGAACTGAATTTAAGCAAATACGAGGTTGCAAGTTTAATAAACGACACGGTGCATTTGAATATGATGCAAGGCAGTAAATCCGTGGAATTTGAACTTTACGTGGACGAAAACATTCCCGCGGAATTTTTTGGCGACGAACTGCGTATTAAGCAAATTTTGAACAATCTTTTGTCGAACGCCTATAAATACACCAAAAAAGGAAGCATAAAACTTAAAGTTCACGTTGAAGAATGCAGCGACAAAAAGAAATATATGAAAACGCTTGTTTTCCAAGTAATAGACACAGGACAGGGTATGACCAAAGAGCAGAAAAACAAGGTGTTTTCTACGGAATATTCCCGCTACAATTTAGAGGCGAACCGAAGCATTCAGGGAACGGGTTTGGGTATGAACATTACGTGGCGTCTGGTAAAAATGATGAACGGCGAAATTACGGTGGAAAGCGAGCCGTTTGAGGGAACGACATTTACGGTGCGCCTGCCTCAGGAAACAACAAATTGCTCGGATGTTTTGGGTAAGGATGTTGTGCAGAATTTGCAAACATTCCGTATAAAAGAGCCTTCCCGACTGAAAAATCTGAATATTGTGCGCGAATATATGCCTTACGGAAACGTCTTAATTGTTGATGACGTAGAGTCGAATTTGCTGGTTGCGGAAGGTTTAATGGTGCCATACGGATTAACGATAGACACGGTTATGAGCGGAGAAGGCGCAATATCCAAAATAAAAGCGGGCAAAGAATACGACATTATATTTATGGATCACATGATGCCCGATATGGACGGAATTGAGACGGTAAAAATTATACGGGAATTTGGCTACAAAAAACCGATAGTGGCTCTTACGGCAAACGCCTTGATAGGTCAGGCTGAAGAATTTTTAGCGAACGGTTTTGATGATTTTATCTCCAAGCCGATTGATACTCGTCAATTAAATTCCGTGTTGAACAAGTATGTTCGCGACAAAAGAGACGACAAGCAGAAATAA
- the greA gene encoding transcription elongation factor GreA: protein MTRVPMTKNGFDNLVKELEKYTKIELPAIIEKVAEARSHGDLKENAEYHSARERQGQIQDKIRYLQDQISKAKIIEVEGSSNEIRFGSKVVCCEIDDEDEKDEYTLVGADEANPSNGLISVVSPLGQSLLGKKGGDIVEVVAPAGKYKIKIVSFE from the coding sequence ATGACTCGTGTTCCAATGACTAAAAACGGATTTGATAATCTCGTGAAAGAACTTGAAAAATATACAAAAATCGAACTTCCCGCAATAATCGAAAAAGTGGCGGAAGCGCGTTCTCACGGCGACCTCAAAGAAAATGCGGAGTATCATTCCGCGCGCGAAAGACAAGGGCAAATTCAGGACAAAATCCGTTATCTTCAGGACCAGATTTCCAAAGCGAAAATCATTGAAGTTGAAGGAAGCAGCAACGAAATCCGTTTCGGCTCAAAAGTCGTCTGTTGCGAAATCGACGACGAAGACGAAAAGGACGAATACACGCTTGTCGGCGCGGACGAAGCAAATCCGTCGAACGGCTTAATTTCGGTGGTATCTCCCTTAGGGCAGTCGCTTTTAGGCAAAAAAGGCGGCGATATTGTAGAAGTTGTCGCCCCCGCGGGAAAATACAAAATAAAAATCGTTTCGTTTGAGTAA
- a CDS encoding class I SAM-dependent methyltransferase produces the protein MNLHEVKHLDFKASVNLGSFYTPPGLVDIAYNLVQKNVANFSDYKILDTSCGYGGFLRGENAIGADIDGEALSFAQKQNEKTKFLEQNGLKNVSRERYGLNENSKFVIIGNPPYNDRTSQIRNTIKCDKTEIDDDLKTRDLGLSFLLSYNKLRADFICVLHPLSYLIKEANFNALKAFTKNYVLKDGVIVSSGEFPQTSKTTQFPIIIAFYERNSVGMDYSYMQKYKFKTQDGKKFAINDFDFIGNYLSKYPNSSTVGKDNAVAHFYTMRDINALKRTRTFLKKESANSLRVAKENFAYYCYVDVFKEYIKNLPYYFGNSDVFINNEEFLKIKDCFVEKSVSKYDFLPKLAKKSAVKNAEILINNYFRNLFGEHFVD, from the coding sequence ATGAATTTGCACGAGGTAAAACACCTTGATTTTAAAGCTTCGGTCAATCTCGGCAGTTTTTACACGCCGCCGGGTTTGGTCGATATTGCGTATAATCTCGTGCAAAAAAATGTCGCAAATTTCTCTGATTACAAGATTTTGGACACAAGTTGCGGCTACGGCGGTTTTTTGCGAGGCGAAAATGCAATAGGCGCCGACATCGACGGCGAAGCGCTGAGTTTTGCGCAAAAACAAAATGAGAAAACTAAGTTTTTAGAGCAAAACGGTCTCAAAAATGTCAGCAGAGAGCGATACGGCTTAAACGAAAACTCGAAATTTGTTATCATAGGCAATCCGCCGTATAACGACAGAACTTCGCAAATAAGAAATACAATAAAATGCGACAAAACCGAAATTGACGACGACCTTAAAACGCGCGACTTGGGCTTGTCGTTTTTGCTTTCGTATAATAAATTGCGAGCGGATTTTATTTGCGTTTTGCATCCGTTATCTTATTTGATTAAAGAAGCAAATTTTAACGCGCTAAAGGCTTTTACGAAAAATTATGTTCTGAAAGACGGCGTAATTGTTTCGAGCGGGGAGTTTCCGCAAACTTCAAAAACGACGCAATTTCCGATAATTATTGCATTTTACGAGAGAAATTCGGTCGGTATGGACTATTCGTATATGCAAAAATATAAATTCAAAACCCAAGACGGCAAAAAATTTGCGATAAACGATTTCGATTTTATAGGAAATTATTTGTCGAAATATCCGAATTCAAGCACGGTCGGCAAAGATAATGCTGTTGCACACTTTTACACAATGCGCGATATAAACGCCTTAAAAAGAACGCGGACTTTTTTGAAAAAAGAAAGCGCAAATTCCTTGCGCGTAGCCAAAGAAAACTTTGCGTATTATTGCTACGTCGATGTTTTTAAGGAGTATATAAAAAACCTGCCGTATTATTTCGGCAACAGCGACGTTTTCATAAATAACGAAGAATTTCTGAAAATAAAAGATTGTTTTGTGGAAAAATCGGTTTCAAAATACGATTTTTTGCCGAAATTGGCGAAAAAGAGCGCCGTAAAAAACGCCGAAATCTTGATAAACAACTATTTTAGGAATTTGTTTGGGGAACATTTTGTTGATTAG
- a CDS encoding aspartate kinase: MMPVIACKFGGSSVATSRKMEQIVNILKLNPERKAVILSAPGKAEGVETKITDYLITITKKSLADENIAEDVAAVKQRFYDIYEPLKLTRETIDAVLARLDERIAASKNNSGKYRDAIVASGEDLNAELFAIYAKTVGINAKFVSPMDIELIVTANFGDALIKAEGNANLIKLRDHIDDGYVVIFPGFFGVSADGDIVTFSRGGSDLTGALVAAAVNASEYENFTDVNGILCTNPKTISNPKQIEELTYREMRELSYMGFSVFHEEAVKPVMKKKIPIRLRNTNNLENGGTRIVSDRDPNEENAVVGIASASGFCSFNLQKFMMNREKGFGRKLLQVFEDLGYSYEQCPSGVDNISVVLNQNQFDEDDINRITAKIEGELRPDSLKKEENLSLVALVGEGLRNKIGVLGDAATALAKSGVNIKVVNQGSSELSIVFGVSTADEKKAVEALYDRFFR; this comes from the coding sequence ATGATGCCTGTTATTGCTTGTAAATTTGGCGGAAGCTCGGTTGCCACGAGCCGAAAAATGGAGCAAATTGTAAACATTCTTAAGCTTAACCCCGAAAGAAAAGCGGTTATTTTGTCCGCTCCGGGAAAAGCCGAGGGCGTTGAGACAAAAATTACCGACTATCTTATTACGATAACTAAAAAAAGCTTGGCGGACGAAAACATCGCCGAAGACGTCGCCGCCGTTAAACAGCGTTTTTACGACATTTACGAGCCGCTTAAACTTACGCGCGAAACCATTGACGCCGTTTTAGCGCGCTTGGACGAGAGAATTGCGGCGAGCAAAAACAATTCGGGAAAATACAGAGACGCGATTGTCGCTTCGGGCGAGGATTTGAATGCGGAACTCTTTGCGATTTACGCCAAAACCGTCGGAATTAACGCAAAATTTGTTTCGCCGATGGATATAGAATTAATTGTAACGGCAAACTTCGGCGACGCGCTGATTAAAGCCGAAGGAAACGCTAACCTGATTAAACTGCGCGACCATATAGACGACGGATATGTCGTAATTTTTCCCGGATTTTTCGGAGTGAGCGCCGACGGAGATATTGTTACTTTCAGCAGAGGCGGCTCGGATTTGACGGGCGCTCTTGTCGCCGCCGCCGTTAACGCTTCCGAATACGAAAACTTTACGGACGTAAACGGGATTTTGTGCACAAATCCCAAAACCATAAGTAATCCCAAGCAAATAGAGGAGCTTACTTACCGTGAAATGCGGGAACTTTCGTATATGGGCTTCAGCGTTTTTCACGAAGAAGCGGTAAAACCCGTTATGAAAAAGAAAATCCCTATTCGTCTCAGAAATACCAATAATCTGGAAAACGGGGGTACGCGCATAGTATCCGACCGCGACCCGAATGAAGAAAACGCCGTAGTCGGAATTGCTTCGGCAAGCGGATTTTGTTCCTTTAACCTGCAAAAATTTATGATGAACCGCGAAAAAGGTTTTGGGCGCAAACTTTTGCAAGTTTTTGAAGATTTGGGATATTCATACGAACAATGCCCGTCGGGAGTGGATAATATTTCCGTAGTTTTAAACCAAAATCAGTTTGACGAGGACGATATAAACCGTATTACGGCTAAGATAGAAGGCGAGTTGAGACCCGACAGCCTTAAAAAAGAAGAAAATTTAAGTTTGGTCGCGCTTGTGGGCGAGGGCTTGCGAAACAAAATCGGAGTTTTGGGCGACGCGGCAACGGCTCTTGCGAAATCAGGCGTAAATATTAAGGTGGTTAATCAGGGAAGCAGCGAGTTGAGCATTGTGTTCGGCGTAAGCACCGCTGACGAGAAAAAAGCGGTAGAAGCGCTTTACGATAGATTTTTTAGATAA
- the lepA gene encoding translation elongation factor 4 has protein sequence MLIRNFSIIAHIDHGKSTLADRFIQLTNTIAERDMQNQLLDDMDLEKERGITIKAHPIQMKFLAKDGKEYTINLIDTPGHVDFTYEVSRSLAACEGAILVVDASQGIEAQTLSNIYLAMENDLTIIPVMNKIDLPAANPEAVGQQISDLLGVDPSEILTCSAKSGMGVKEILEKVIEEVPVPRTKNEPYTKALVFDSVFDSYRGAIAYVRVFEGSIKLGDKIKFMKTEQIYEITELGVFGIKRVPTKELETGQVGYIIASLKTLADIHIGDTITLANNPAPTAIPGYKVVKPMVFSGLYPIEKGDYDVLRAALEKLALNDSSLNFIPESSEVLGFGFRTGFLGLLHMEITQERLSREFGVEIITTIPNVVYKIAKSNGDIIEIERPGDLPPVGEIEYIEEPIAKVQIITPTTYTGAIMKLCDEKRGIMETMEYLDTTRVTLHYKIPMQELIVDFFDRLKSCSSGYASMDYEVSEYQKSAMVKLDILINGELVDAFSCIIHKDKAYHYGSFITDKLKDLIPRQQFVIAIQAAIGSKIIARSTVKAYRKDVTAKCYGGDISRKRKLLEKQKEGKKRMKQIGSVEIPQKAFLAVLKRDDNG, from the coding sequence ATGTTAATTAGAAATTTTTCGATAATCGCTCACATCGACCACGGGAAAAGTACGCTTGCGGACAGGTTTATTCAGCTCACAAACACGATTGCCGAGCGTGATATGCAAAATCAGTTGCTCGACGATATGGACTTGGAAAAAGAGCGCGGAATTACGATTAAAGCGCATCCTATCCAGATGAAATTTCTTGCCAAAGACGGCAAAGAATACACCATAAATCTTATTGACACGCCCGGGCACGTGGACTTTACATACGAAGTTTCGCGCTCGCTCGCCGCTTGCGAAGGCGCGATTTTGGTCGTGGACGCCTCGCAGGGAATTGAGGCGCAGACCCTGTCGAACATTTATTTGGCTATGGAAAACGACCTGACAATTATTCCCGTTATGAACAAAATCGACTTACCCGCGGCAAATCCCGAGGCGGTCGGGCAACAAATTTCGGATTTGCTCGGCGTTGACCCTTCCGAAATCCTGACTTGTTCCGCAAAAAGCGGTATGGGCGTTAAGGAAATACTGGAAAAAGTTATCGAAGAAGTTCCCGTCCCGCGAACTAAAAACGAGCCATACACAAAAGCGCTGGTTTTCGACTCGGTTTTTGACAGTTATAGGGGCGCAATCGCGTACGTTCGCGTTTTTGAGGGAAGCATAAAGTTGGGCGACAAAATTAAATTTATGAAAACCGAACAGATTTACGAAATCACAGAATTAGGTGTTTTCGGGATTAAAAGAGTGCCGACAAAAGAGCTCGAAACAGGGCAGGTCGGCTACATTATCGCCTCGCTGAAAACTCTTGCGGACATTCATATCGGCGACACAATTACGCTTGCGAATAATCCTGCGCCGACGGCAATTCCCGGCTATAAAGTGGTAAAACCGATGGTGTTTTCGGGTTTGTATCCTATTGAAAAGGGCGATTACGACGTTTTGCGCGCCGCTTTGGAAAAACTTGCGCTCAACGATTCTTCGCTGAATTTTATTCCCGAATCGTCGGAAGTTTTGGGCTTTGGTTTCCGCACGGGATTTTTGGGGCTTTTGCATATGGAAATCACGCAGGAGCGGCTTTCGCGAGAGTTTGGCGTGGAAATTATTACGACAATTCCAAACGTTGTGTATAAAATAGCGAAATCAAACGGCGATATTATAGAAATCGAGCGCCCCGGCGACTTGCCTCCCGTCGGCGAAATAGAATACATTGAAGAGCCGATTGCCAAAGTGCAGATAATCACTCCGACGACTTACACAGGCGCAATTATGAAGCTCTGCGACGAAAAACGCGGCATAATGGAAACGATGGAATACCTTGATACGACAAGGGTTACGCTTCATTATAAAATCCCGATGCAAGAGTTGATTGTGGATTTTTTCGACCGTCTCAAAAGTTGCAGTTCGGGCTATGCTTCTATGGATTACGAAGTGTCGGAGTATCAAAAATCGGCTATGGTCAAACTGGATATTTTGATAAACGGCGAATTGGTGGACGCGTTTTCGTGCATAATTCACAAAGACAAAGCCTATCATTACGGCAGTTTTATTACCGATAAACTAAAAGATTTAATTCCGAGACAGCAGTTTGTAATAGCAATTCAGGCGGCAATCGGAAGCAAAATTATCGCTCGAAGCACGGTAAAAGCGTATCGAAAAGACGTAACCGCAAAATGCTACGGCGGCGATATTTCCCGAAAACGCAAACTCCTCGAAAAGCAAAAAGAGGGCAAAAAACGAATGAAGCAAATCGGCAGCGTAGAAATCCCGCAGAAAGCGTTTTTGGCGGTGTTGAAGAGAGATGATAATGGATAA